The genomic interval GCTTCACTGTAACTAAAGCCGGCGAATACAAGGTAATCGTTAAACAAGGCGAATGCACATTTACTGATATCATCAAAGTAGCTTATAAGACTCCATTGCAGGTAAACATGGGGAGAGATACAGTTGTGTATAAAGTAAATCACCTATTATTACAGGTGAACCAGCCAGGCATTACCTGCATCTGGCAGGATGGCTCTCAAGGCAATACTTTCAGAGTTACAGATTCTGGTACATATCAGGTAGAGGTCAGCGATGGCTGCGAAACGGTTACAGATGAGATTAATATAACTTTTATTCCAGCTTTACAACTCAACCTGGGACAAGACCAGATACTTTGTAAAGGTCAGAATATCCAGTTGAAAGCTACCCAGCCTGAGGCAACCTATCTCTGGCAGGATGGTTCTACCCAAGAGTATATAACTGTTCATGAACCTGGAATGTACTGGGTAGAAGTAAGCAATATCTATGAGAAACTCAGGGATTCCATCAGAATCCAATATATAGATACCCCTGTTGTAAGCCTTGGAAAAGATACCACACTTATCCCTGGTACAACTCGTTCCTATACTTTTACCTCGGATGCAAATTATCTGTGGCAGGATGGCTCACAAGCTGCATTTTATACAATCAGCAAACCTGGCTTGTATTGGGTGGAAGCAAGTAACAGGTGTGGCACGGTGAGAGATTCAATTGTAGTTTCCTTTCCGGCAGAAATACCTGCTTTGCAATTAGGCAATGACACTATCTTGTGTGAAGGAAATACCATCACCCTAAAAGTTAATAACCAGATTGGGGATATCACCTGGCAGAATGGCTCTAACGCACATTATTTTACTGTTAAAAATGCAGGCACATATTGGGTAGAAGCCAGAAGTAATTTGGGCATAATTAGGGACTCTATTCAGGTAAGCTACCGCTCTATACCACAAGTGAATCTGGGAGGATATGCACAGTTATGCAACAACGAACAATTGGTATTACATGCCGGACAACAGGATGCATCCGCAAGCTATCTCTGGCAGGATAGCTCCACTCAACCTGATTTACTGGTAAACACGCCTGGAACCTATTGGGTAGAAGTCACCAATGCCTGTGGTAGCATGAGAGATTCAATTGTAGTTGAATGTCCGGCTTGCATTAGTGCTATGATGCCCAATGTAATCACGCCGAATGGAGATGGCGCCAACGATACATTTGTTATCCCATGTATACAGGAGAAAACCTGGGCCATTGAAATTTACAACCGCTGGGGAAAAATAGTGTTCCACAGCAAAGCCTATCAGGGAGAATGGTCCGGCGAAAACCAGGACAATGGAATTTATTTCTATACCATTACCAATCCTGCCTCCAAAACTAGCCTGAAAGGCATGGTGCATGTATTGCGGTAGTTACAGTAATTCTAAATCAACCTACTCTCTTACTACTTCTCCAAATTCTTCAACTCTCTATCAATATACTCTTTCGACAACCACAGGTTTCCGATCATTACTCCGGCAATCTGAGTAGTCTGGCTGATATCGGTCAAGGGATTTCCATTCAGCAACACCAGGTCAGATACATTTCCGGTTTTGATGGTACCAGATTGGGCGGATTTATTGAGATAGGTAGCTACATTCACCGTACCAGTGCGCAGGGCTTCATAGGGGGTGAGGCCGGAATCGACCATATACTTCAATTCATGATGGGTAGAAAAACCAGGTACATTAAACACTTGTGGCGCATCACAACGCAGTAGTAAGCCTACTCCATTTTTCTGGCATTCATTGATCAGTTTCCGGCGCAATTCTATAAACTGCTTCATTTTAGCCGGATCATATTGCGCATTGGCTTGCAGGTTTTTTTTGCTTTTTACCCAGTTATCTCTTACTTCCCGAGACATATATTTCATCTCTGGTGCGCTGTTCAACTGTTCGGGATCAATTGAAGAAAACCAACGTTCTGCCAGTGCTTGTGTGGGCACTACCCAAATATTTTTTTCTTTCAACCCTTTCATGAGTTTTGGCATTTGGTTTTGGTCCACTTTGTCGGCTATAAACATACCAAACAGGCCGGTTTGCTGTTCGTTCATTTGCTCAATGCCTGGCACCATTCCTTCTACAAAGCCATCCAGGTGATCAATGGAAGAATACCCGGCATCTATCGCCTGCCATACACCTACATCGAAAGAAACATGGCCAACAAAAGGGATATTTACCTCTTTAGCTGTTTTGGCCATAGCGGCAAAGTTTTCTTTTGTCAGTCCGGGATGTAGTTTGAGATAATCATACCCTGCTTTTTTATGTTCACGCACCAAAGCTTCACACTGAGCAGGCGTTTTTACACTATTGCCATTAAAAGAAGGGCCTGTAGTATAAAATCTGGGACCGGTAATTTCACCGGAACGGATTTTATCACGCAGTTCCAGGTGTCTGGGATGCCCAAGCATTCCCCGGATGGTGGTAATGCCATTGGCCAGAAATAAAGTAAGTACTTCTTTCATAGGTTCCAGATTATCTACCGGTGGTACATGGGCGTGCATTTCAGCCAAACCGGGAATCAGGTTATTTTCCTTTGGCATCAATCACCAGGGCATTCTTGCTGTATTTTACATTTTTCTCATTCCCCATTGCCGTAATTTTTCCTCCTTTTGCCACTACTACCTGGTTTTCCAGCACCCTTTCGCGATCCATAGGAATAACATGCACATTCCGGAATACAACTTCCTGTTGCCTGGAATCAACCGGCTGCTGTGCAAATATAATGGCAGAATATAGCCATAATGCGATAAAAAAGAGTGGTTTCATAGGGTTCAGGTTTATAGTCTTAAAGTAAAAATGAATGTAATATACCTCAATGCTGCCGGCTTAATATCCGCTTTCCTGATGATACGATCAGGAGGCAAGCATTACTTCATATACATATCCATGCGTATGCCACTGGTCTCCTTTTTTGAAAATTTTAATGATACCCTGCTCATTCATCGCCAGATAATAGTCCAGATGCTGCTGCACAAATTCTTTTGCCGGCAAGTTTGCCAAAGCCAGGAGCCGTACCTGGTATTGGGAAAGGGCTGCCTGAAGTACCTCATGATAATCCGTTAACGAATGTACCGGCAGATACAGCCTGCTGTTGGCATGCATATATTTTTTTGATATTTCCAGCAATTCCAGAATAAACTTATTGCCTTTTTCGCCGCCATCAAAGGTTTCTGCCGCATGTTTACCTAGTTTATCCGCATATACTGGCGGAACAATTTCATTGGGCAGGTTTGCGGCAATTACATCAAAGGTTCCGGAAAAATCGCTAAACAGCGAACCTTGCCTTATATCAGCCTGAACCTTATTCAATGCACAGTTTTTTGTGGCCAGTTCCACCGCTTCCGCTTCAATATCCGTAGCACATACTTGACCCCCCTGCAAAGCTGCATAAATAGCCAACACACCCGAACCAGTGCCAATATCGATCACCCGGTCTCCCGGATGGATTTGTAAAGTATTGGCATAGAACGATCCGTTCTTAGAAGGAGCAAATACCTGTTCGTTCAACTCCAAAGTAAGCGTTGTACCTTGAATAGTGATCTGACGCAATTCGGTATGTTCGGCAAACATGATTGTAGGGTTTTAGAAGTAGGAAGTTAGAGGTTATATGTAATGAATTGTAAGACTATACCTATTATAGACGTAGTAATAGGTTTGAAACCCATTGCTATTCAACACATATCGACCATAATCTTTATAACCAATGCAATTTAAGTTTAAAAGCCGGGTTAAAAATTCATGCAGGTATTATATTCTCCATCTTCCAGCTTTAAACATCCATATTCAGTTCGCAATTTTATTCATCAATATGTAACCAATGGTATTAAACTGCGTTAAAATATAACAAAATTATTCGTCACCTTAAACTAATACCACTATGAACCAATACGAAAGCGAATTTGACAGAGAAAACCGGAAAATAACCGATTTAAATAATAATGGCATTGATGACTCTCTGGAACTGAGAGCCCGTGGAAACTGGCAGGAAACCAAAGGAAAAATCCGTCAGGCTTATGGCAACTTAACTGACGATGACATGGAATATGCCGAAGGAAAACAGGAAGAATGGTTTGGTAAATTATCCAAAAAATTGGGCCGGACGGTAGATGATGTAAAAAACTGGATAGCCAATCTGTAACAAATCAAAACAGAGCATCTATTTTTATGAATAGCCTTGCAGAACTTATGTTTTGCAGGGCTATTTGTTTTATAAGCAATTACAAGAAAGAAGTTTTACATTTATCTGGCCGATCTTACCTATTAAATTTATATAACTTCTTAAATTTATATAACTTCAAGTCAAACTACTAATAATCAGGTTGTCGAAGAATATTGCGAATGAGTAACACCAGACTTAATTGGAATTCCCATAGAAGGTATAAATTTCTGTTTTCTCTAAACAGTAGTA from Rhodocytophaga rosea carries:
- a CDS encoding amidohydrolase family protein — encoded protein: MPKENNLIPGLAEMHAHVPPVDNLEPMKEVLTLFLANGITTIRGMLGHPRHLELRDKIRSGEITGPRFYTTGPSFNGNSVKTPAQCEALVREHKKAGYDYLKLHPGLTKENFAAMAKTAKEVNIPFVGHVSFDVGVWQAIDAGYSSIDHLDGFVEGMVPGIEQMNEQQTGLFGMFIADKVDQNQMPKLMKGLKEKNIWVVPTQALAERWFSSIDPEQLNSAPEMKYMSREVRDNWVKSKKNLQANAQYDPAKMKQFIELRRKLINECQKNGVGLLLRCDAPQVFNVPGFSTHHELKYMVDSGLTPYEALRTGTVNVATYLNKSAQSGTIKTGNVSDLVLLNGNPLTDISQTTQIAGVMIGNLWLSKEYIDRELKNLEK
- a CDS encoding 50S ribosomal protein L11 methyltransferase encodes the protein MFAEHTELRQITIQGTTLTLELNEQVFAPSKNGSFYANTLQIHPGDRVIDIGTGSGVLAIYAALQGGQVCATDIEAEAVELATKNCALNKVQADIRQGSLFSDFSGTFDVIAANLPNEIVPPVYADKLGKHAAETFDGGEKGNKFILELLEISKKYMHANSRLYLPVHSLTDYHEVLQAALSQYQVRLLALANLPAKEFVQQHLDYYLAMNEQGIIKIFKKGDQWHTHGYVYEVMLAS
- a CDS encoding CsbD family protein: MNQYESEFDRENRKITDLNNNGIDDSLELRARGNWQETKGKIRQAYGNLTDDDMEYAEGKQEEWFGKLSKKLGRTVDDVKNWIANL